The Propionispora vibrioides genome window below encodes:
- the dut gene encoding dUTP diphosphatase — translation MRQRGFELVSAYERSGIALPERKTACSAGYDLAAAVAEELPPGKLALIPTGLKAYMETDEFLGIHIRSSLAIKRGVSLANSQGIIDADYYNNPDNEGHIFIAVRNDSDSPVRIERGERIAQGIFYKYLTADHDTEPAGQRAGGFGSTGR, via the coding sequence ATGAGACAGCGGGGATTTGAATTGGTTTCGGCATATGAACGTTCCGGTATTGCTTTACCGGAGCGAAAAACGGCCTGCAGTGCCGGCTATGATCTGGCGGCGGCTGTAGCGGAGGAGCTGCCGCCTGGCAAACTGGCGCTCATCCCGACAGGTTTGAAAGCCTATATGGAAACTGATGAATTTTTGGGTATTCACATCCGTTCAAGTTTGGCGATCAAACGGGGCGTGAGCCTGGCCAATAGTCAGGGCATTATTGATGCCGATTATTATAACAACCCTGATAACGAGGGGCACATTTTCATTGCCGTGCGCAACGACAGTGACAGTCCGGTACGGATTGAGCGGGGCGAACGGATTGCCCAGGGGATTTTTTATAAATACTTAACGGCAGATCATGATACGGAGCCGGCCGGCCAGCGTGCCGGCGGCTTCGGCAGCACGGGCCGGTAG